A genomic window from Archaeoglobus profundus DSM 5631 includes:
- a CDS encoding endonuclease III domain-containing protein has product MNWYWIVETMEKIGRERKAPVYEMNLNDPFMVLVSAILSTRTKDEQTHKAVRKLFSVVKKPEDLLKLSEDDIDELIKPVGFHRTKAKNLKKLAEVLVNNYGGKVPDNLEELLKLPGVGRKVANIVLAHLGKPAIAVDTHVHRIANRLGVVRTKRPEETEKELKKIVPKDLWSRLNKAFVGFGQTVCKPLKPLCEECPFKSFCEYFKNLKRS; this is encoded by the coding sequence ATGAACTGGTATTGGATTGTCGAAACGATGGAGAAAATTGGAAGGGAAAGAAAGGCTCCCGTTTATGAGATGAATTTAAACGATCCGTTTATGGTTCTAGTTTCTGCTATATTAAGTACGAGGACCAAGGATGAGCAGACTCACAAAGCTGTGAGAAAGCTGTTTTCAGTTGTGAAGAAGCCCGAAGATTTGCTAAAACTTTCAGAAGATGATATCGACGAACTCATAAAGCCAGTAGGTTTTCACAGAACGAAGGCTAAGAATTTGAAGAAGCTTGCAGAAGTTTTGGTTAACAATTACGGAGGTAAGGTTCCGGATAACTTGGAGGAACTGCTAAAACTACCGGGAGTTGGGAGAAAAGTTGCGAATATAGTTTTGGCTCATCTGGGAAAGCCAGCGATTGCAGTCGATACGCATGTACACAGGATAGCGAACAGGCTGGGTGTTGTCAGAACCAAAAGGCCAGAAGAGACTGAAAAAGAACTGAAAAAAATCGTTCCTAAGGATCTTTGGAGCAGATTGAACAAGGCCTTTGTTGGATTTGGACAAACTGTCTGTAAGCCTTTGAAACCTCTCTGCGAGGAATGTCCCTTTAAAAGTTTTTGCGAATACTTTAAGAACTTGAAGCGAAGTTGA
- a CDS encoding DEAD/DEAH box helicase, with protein MIELRDYQKEAIEHALKAKRSTLVLPTGTGKTVIGAFFLKKLFESGKIKKAIVLVPTRILVEQTHNFYRSLGLNSEKIYGIFSKDVRAEVWKKARIAISTPETVYNDLDVIGKVDAVVVDECHHAVGDDAYAKVLREIDCEYRLGLSAFIPRRRRKEIEELIGEMREWSVESLRGYVAEWIGEVFETKFNKKEMEIYDEIDRRRCKAKSSDKLVYTSALKFFAKDGALALKESLSRETKLSKLLEDLNDEIMKLRDLHKLNYLFRALELYEGFEKSIVFVERVIVAKKLFEILSKDFDTALIVGRKKRREEDLERAKEAKVVVSTSAGEEGVDLPTADLLINWSNTSSPLRFIQRHGRIMRKVGRPVKFVVYLVTPDTIDVDDLLASAEQAKRIIDVNIDKSTLEELWRASRRRKIIELLTEPMPIEWLVEISGRTLAEVRFALKKACEEGEVVYIYTHLGKTYIRVDHIDKLERFSSYLNPVWEGKAKINGSVRGDYSKLKSRIERKLPLQKLEVVVAKKVGDVIEYNHRVYNFRISSPKVLDIVLRNALSNF; from the coding sequence ATGATAGAGCTTAGAGATTATCAGAAGGAGGCAATCGAACATGCTCTAAAGGCTAAGAGATCAACCCTCGTATTACCAACTGGAACTGGTAAGACTGTTATTGGTGCATTTTTTTTAAAGAAACTTTTTGAGAGTGGTAAAATAAAGAAGGCAATAGTTCTCGTCCCTACGCGGATACTTGTAGAACAAACCCACAATTTTTACAGGAGTTTGGGATTGAATTCTGAAAAGATATACGGGATATTCAGTAAGGATGTTAGGGCCGAAGTGTGGAAAAAGGCTAGGATTGCAATTTCAACGCCAGAAACAGTTTACAACGATCTTGATGTCATTGGGAAAGTTGATGCTGTTGTTGTGGATGAGTGTCACCATGCGGTAGGTGACGATGCTTATGCCAAGGTTTTGAGGGAGATAGATTGCGAGTACAGATTGGGATTATCTGCATTTATACCAAGGAGAAGGAGGAAAGAAATAGAGGAGTTAATTGGAGAGATGAGGGAATGGAGCGTTGAAAGTTTAAGGGGCTATGTAGCTGAATGGATTGGAGAAGTATTCGAAACTAAGTTTAACAAGAAAGAAATGGAAATATACGACGAGATAGATAGGAGGAGATGTAAGGCGAAAAGTTCAGATAAGCTTGTATACACGTCAGCTTTGAAGTTCTTTGCCAAAGATGGTGCTTTAGCTTTGAAGGAGAGTTTGAGTAGAGAGACCAAGCTATCGAAGCTCTTGGAAGATTTGAATGATGAAATAATGAAGTTAAGAGACTTGCACAAGCTAAACTACCTCTTCAGAGCTTTAGAACTTTACGAAGGCTTTGAAAAATCGATAGTTTTTGTTGAAAGGGTTATCGTTGCGAAAAAGCTGTTTGAGATTCTCAGTAAGGATTTCGATACAGCTTTAATTGTTGGAAGGAAGAAAAGGAGAGAGGAGGATTTGGAGCGGGCTAAAGAAGCGAAAGTAGTTGTATCTACTTCAGCTGGAGAGGAAGGTGTTGACTTACCTACAGCAGATCTCTTAATAAACTGGTCAAACACCTCAAGTCCCCTCAGGTTCATTCAGAGACACGGTAGGATAATGAGAAAGGTGGGAAGACCGGTAAAGTTTGTAGTTTATCTTGTAACGCCCGATACGATCGATGTAGACGATTTACTTGCATCGGCGGAGCAGGCTAAAAGGATAATAGATGTAAACATTGATAAAAGTACCCTTGAGGAGCTTTGGAGGGCATCGAGGAGGAGAAAGATAATAGAACTTTTGACAGAGCCAATGCCGATAGAGTGGTTGGTTGAGATAAGCGGAAGAACTTTAGCTGAGGTAAGATTTGCGCTGAAGAAGGCTTGCGAGGAGGGAGAAGTGGTCTATATCTATACGCACTTAGGGAAAACTTACATTAGAGTCGATCACATAGACAAGCTCGAAAGATTTTCTAGTTATCTCAACCCCGTGTGGGAGGGGAAGGCTAAGATAAACGGTAGCGTTAGAGGGGATTATTCAAAGCTTAAGTCAAGGATTGAAAGGAAATTACCACTTCAAAAGCTTGAGGTTGTTGTTGCGAAGAAGGTTGGTGACGTCATAGAGTATAATCACAGAGTTTACAACTTCAGAATATCAAGCCCAAAAGTGCTCGACATAGTTCTGAGGAATGCTCTTTCCAACTTTTGA
- a CDS encoding DUF4870 domain-containing protein, whose product MRTTLGLPANVEGVLAYLFGPLGGIVLLLIERNHFVRFHAMQSTVTFISLWILAGISRFVPFVGWILTGLVNIVAVAFWIGGIYKAYCREYYKFPFFGDLAESLLRLF is encoded by the coding sequence ATGAGAACTACCCTCGGCTTACCTGCGAACGTTGAAGGAGTTTTAGCCTATCTGTTTGGACCTCTGGGCGGTATAGTTCTACTTCTGATAGAGAGAAACCACTTCGTTCGATTTCATGCAATGCAATCAACTGTTACTTTCATCAGCCTCTGGATTCTTGCTGGAATTTCGAGGTTTGTTCCCTTCGTAGGCTGGATCTTGACGGGATTGGTAAACATAGTCGCTGTAGCCTTTTGGATTGGGGGGATTTACAAGGCCTACTGCAGAGAATACTACAAGTTCCCGTTTTTCGGAGATTTGGCTGAAAGCTTGCTCAGACTTTTTTGA
- a CDS encoding HD domain-containing protein, which yields MEEIVKLMFEAGTLKLIPRSGWFKVGIKNPESVAEHSFRTALIASLIAYMETKDFDKACKACLLGLIHDLNESRILDLHKLSRRYVRVDRDALEDQIQLMPFAEELKKAMNELMDYVKDADQLELLLQAKEYSESHPSAMLYTKNVKFKTETAKKLAEVIKKSDWRWWLGLE from the coding sequence ATGGAGGAAATTGTTAAGCTGATGTTTGAAGCAGGGACTCTCAAGCTGATCCCACGTTCAGGCTGGTTCAAGGTAGGAATAAAGAACCCTGAGAGCGTTGCTGAGCACAGCTTTAGAACAGCTCTCATAGCATCTCTAATTGCATACATGGAAACAAAGGACTTTGATAAAGCTTGCAAAGCCTGTCTCCTTGGATTGATTCACGATTTAAACGAGTCGAGAATCTTGGATTTGCACAAGCTTTCTAGGAGGTATGTTAGAGTTGATAGAGATGCTTTAGAGGACCAAATACAGCTTATGCCTTTCGCTGAAGAGCTAAAGAAGGCAATGAACGAGCTCATGGATTACGTTAAAGATGCTGATCAGCTTGAGCTACTTCTACAAGCTAAGGAGTACTCTGAAAGTCATCCATCAGCAATGCTCTACACTAAAAACGTAAAATTCAAGACTGAAACCGCTAAGAAGCTTGCAGAGGTTATAAAAAAGTCCGACTGGAGGTGGTGGTTGGGGCTTGAGTAA
- the tmk gene encoding dTMP kinase, whose amino-acid sequence MLIAVEGIDGSGKTTIVRFLVEELKKRGYDVVAFKEPTDSEYGKKIRQILKERKISPEEELKLFIKDREFNVRNNILPALKSGKVVIMDRYYYSTIAYQGALGLDIGKIKTLNEQFPKPDLVIILDVSPETALKRIKAKRKPDRFEDLEYLRKVRNIFLSLKNNIVVIDAERDIEEVKRDVLKVVLEHLEKSFKRSGGM is encoded by the coding sequence ATGCTAATAGCTGTAGAAGGAATAGACGGTTCTGGTAAGACGACGATCGTAAGATTCCTCGTTGAAGAGCTTAAAAAGAGAGGATACGATGTCGTAGCCTTTAAAGAGCCTACGGACAGCGAATACGGTAAGAAAATCAGACAAATTCTTAAAGAGAGAAAGATCAGTCCGGAGGAGGAGCTTAAACTTTTCATAAAGGATAGGGAGTTTAACGTCCGAAACAACATCTTGCCAGCCCTGAAGAGTGGAAAAGTTGTGATCATGGATCGTTACTACTACTCAACGATAGCCTATCAGGGAGCTCTGGGTTTGGACATTGGAAAGATAAAGACGTTGAACGAGCAATTTCCCAAGCCAGACTTGGTTATAATCCTTGATGTAAGCCCTGAGACAGCTTTAAAGAGAATTAAAGCTAAGAGAAAACCAGATAGATTTGAGGATCTTGAATACCTTAGAAAAGTGAGGAATATCTTTCTCAGTTTGAAGAACAACATCGTTGTGATTGATGCGGAGAGAGACATTGAAGAGGTTAAGAGAGATGTTCTGAAAGTTGTGCTTGAGCACTTGGAAAAGAGTTTTAAGAGGAGTGGAGGAATGTGA
- a CDS encoding Mut7-C RNAse domain-containing protein has protein sequence MSKFICDRMLKRLAIWLRLFGYDTLYAGDIEVEGDEDSFLINEFRDRILLTRDRELYNRAKGIRPVFLIRSNRLEEQLKELKVLGLRYELRMDRCSICNTPLRKPSDKEALEVMKREGIREDLREKFELWYCERCKKLYWMGGHWRNMKKFLEEHGLA, from the coding sequence TTGAGTAAGTTCATCTGCGACAGGATGCTCAAAAGACTTGCAATTTGGTTAAGGTTGTTCGGTTATGACACCTTGTACGCTGGAGATATCGAAGTAGAGGGTGACGAAGACTCGTTCTTAATCAACGAGTTTAGGGATAGAATTCTGCTTACGAGGGATAGGGAGCTTTACAATCGGGCAAAAGGCATAAGGCCCGTATTTCTAATAAGGTCAAACAGGCTTGAAGAGCAGTTGAAGGAACTGAAAGTTCTTGGGCTTAGATACGAGCTTAGAATGGATAGGTGTAGCATCTGCAACACACCTTTAAGAAAGCCGAGCGACAAGGAGGCCTTGGAGGTTATGAAAAGGGAAGGAATAAGAGAGGATTTGAGAGAAAAGTTCGAGCTTTGGTATTGTGAGAGATGTAAGAAACTCTACTGGATGGGTGGACATTGGAGGAACATGAAGAAATTTTTGGAGGAGCACGGTTTAGCTTGA
- a CDS encoding DUF424 domain-containing protein, with product MKFRLKVYRVKGEIVVAVCDSEIVGKTFREGDLKIEVKESFYGEKDVDEDEVRRALRIATIANITGRRAVQLAIEMGIIDKENVLKIEDCWHAQMVVI from the coding sequence GTGAAGTTCAGGCTCAAGGTTTACAGAGTAAAGGGAGAGATAGTAGTTGCCGTTTGTGATTCCGAGATAGTCGGTAAGACGTTTAGAGAGGGCGATCTGAAAATAGAGGTAAAGGAGAGTTTCTACGGAGAAAAAGATGTTGATGAAGATGAGGTAAGGAGGGCCTTGAGAATTGCGACGATTGCTAACATAACTGGTAGGAGGGCCGTTCAGTTGGCAATAGAGATGGGGATAATTGATAAGGAGAATGTGTTGAAGATTGAAGATTGCTGGCATGCTCAGATGGTCGTCATTTGA
- a CDS encoding GNAT family N-acetyltransferase, whose amino-acid sequence MICKVVDREIPKYKHRWFGTLTVECNGEQFVLYSAGISKWIKVGEKIELIPKAKPKVIRGVNTFLFEDYELYKFYNGEKIKVWPYWVKDVELPRYNPFGEEIYRYKIRAREAVFESDFEAIAELEQFHYASEKEKVAIWRCEKCGEIVEANTKPKCPKCGEDMTIAEIKGSTPASRFLVLELLNREAYEPKFLAYVRVDPPIPLMHRRLPDGRIERNIREKVFPRDWFHPVYSPELLMRKMFRELKKMYSKRVARHKLWEIATLKALDISNTACSRIARVVVHPDYRSDGIGVTAVKLAIEWIAERRIPEMRKKKHLVETIAQMARFNPFFEKVGFKYVWDSASGRPVLYYPLTDEAKSYLEKFLNTDEFARIHGGRLCVSKYGRVEGLRKPIIFKNVSKVFESKLDIRNVSEEIRFLLSAFGVKSRVIQRCVIRNANFEIKPGEVVAVIGASGAGKTTLLRLIYGAITGKDKPTSGEIEVEKCKVSALIPQEIEPEFGDESIIEHIYRKCGDLQLAVEILNKSGLSDAVLYRAKFSELSTGQKERAKLASLLAEKPSLILIDEFASHLDTLTAMRVAKKFGELVRSAGITAVIVTHRKEVIEAMGVDKVIYVGYGITKVESYDRSVRL is encoded by the coding sequence ATGATCTGCAAAGTCGTCGATAGAGAGATTCCAAAGTACAAGCACAGATGGTTCGGGACTTTAACTGTTGAATGCAATGGTGAGCAGTTTGTTCTCTATTCCGCTGGAATTTCCAAGTGGATAAAAGTAGGTGAAAAGATCGAATTGATTCCGAAAGCGAAGCCAAAGGTCATAAGAGGTGTCAACACCTTCCTGTTTGAAGATTACGAACTCTACAAGTTTTACAACGGAGAGAAGATTAAGGTCTGGCCTTACTGGGTTAAAGACGTGGAGTTGCCGAGATACAATCCTTTTGGCGAAGAGATATACAGATATAAGATAAGGGCAAGAGAAGCCGTCTTCGAATCCGATTTTGAAGCTATCGCTGAGCTTGAGCAGTTCCACTACGCTTCCGAGAAGGAGAAAGTGGCAATATGGAGATGTGAGAAGTGCGGTGAAATTGTTGAGGCAAATACAAAGCCGAAGTGTCCAAAATGCGGAGAAGACATGACTATTGCTGAAATAAAAGGTTCTACTCCTGCATCACGCTTCCTAGTACTAGAACTCTTGAACAGAGAGGCTTATGAGCCAAAATTCTTGGCTTACGTTCGTGTAGATCCACCAATACCTCTCATGCATCGTAGATTGCCGGATGGAAGAATAGAGAGAAATATAAGAGAAAAGGTATTCCCCCGAGACTGGTTTCATCCAGTTTACAGCCCAGAGCTCTTGATGAGAAAGATGTTCAGGGAACTCAAGAAGATGTACAGTAAGAGAGTCGCTAGGCACAAGCTCTGGGAGATTGCAACTTTAAAAGCTTTGGATATTAGCAATACAGCCTGCTCTAGAATTGCGAGAGTCGTTGTGCATCCAGATTACCGATCAGACGGGATTGGTGTTACAGCTGTAAAGCTTGCAATTGAATGGATAGCCGAAAGGAGAATTCCAGAGATGAGAAAAAAGAAACATTTGGTTGAGACCATAGCCCAAATGGCTAGATTCAATCCGTTCTTTGAGAAGGTCGGATTTAAGTATGTCTGGGACTCTGCCTCTGGAAGGCCAGTTTTGTATTATCCTCTGACGGATGAAGCGAAGAGTTATCTGGAAAAATTCCTTAACACAGACGAATTCGCAAGAATTCACGGCGGAAGACTCTGCGTTTCCAAATACGGAAGAGTTGAAGGACTTAGGAAGCCTATAATTTTCAAAAACGTTTCTAAAGTTTTCGAAAGCAAACTCGATATAAGGAACGTCAGCGAGGAGATAAGGTTCCTGCTTTCCGCATTTGGAGTAAAGTCGAGGGTTATTCAGAGATGCGTTATAAGAAATGCAAACTTTGAAATTAAGCCGGGAGAAGTTGTTGCAGTTATCGGTGCGAGCGGTGCTGGAAAAACAACACTTCTGAGACTGATTTACGGCGCAATAACAGGTAAAGATAAGCCAACATCCGGTGAAATAGAAGTAGAGAAATGCAAGGTTTCGGCTTTAATCCCCCAAGAGATAGAGCCCGAATTTGGAGATGAGAGCATAATAGAGCATATCTACAGAAAATGCGGTGATCTTCAGCTGGCAGTCGAAATACTGAACAAGTCTGGACTGTCTGATGCGGTTTTGTATAGGGCAAAGTTCTCAGAGCTTTCAACCGGTCAGAAGGAAAGAGCCAAACTTGCATCTCTCTTAGCTGAGAAGCCCAGTCTAATTTTAATCGATGAGTTTGCATCTCACTTGGACACTCTAACGGCCATGAGAGTTGCCAAGAAGTTTGGGGAGCTTGTAAGAAGTGCTGGAATAACCGCTGTAATTGTAACGCATAGAAAGGAAGTTATAGAAGCCATGGGCGTTGATAAGGTGATATATGTCGGATACGGAA
- a CDS encoding ASCH domain-containing protein, translating into MKLGLIVKEPYASMIVKGLKIWEIRKRRTNVRGEIYIISKGFVVGKVELVDVLGPFTVEELSKHEEKHRVEYEVLKRYAGDSKLYAWVLEKAEEFEKPLKVKVPKGAQIWVRLNL; encoded by the coding sequence ATGAAGCTGGGGTTGATAGTTAAGGAGCCTTACGCATCGATGATAGTTAAGGGGTTGAAGATTTGGGAGATCAGGAAGAGGAGGACGAACGTTAGAGGGGAGATATACATAATAAGTAAGGGTTTCGTAGTAGGTAAGGTCGAGCTCGTAGACGTCTTAGGACCTTTCACGGTTGAAGAACTATCGAAGCATGAAGAGAAGCATAGGGTTGAATATGAAGTTTTGAAGAGATACGCTGGAGATTCCAAGCTTTATGCATGGGTCTTGGAAAAGGCTGAGGAGTTTGAAAAACCCTTAAAAGTTAAGGTTCCGAAAGGAGCTCAGATATGGGTGAGGCTGAATTTATAA
- a CDS encoding RsmB/NOP family class I SAM-dependent RNA methyltransferase: MIYTQELVAEVLKVIEETKLSEKEAIKRCLSGKISDHAIWSSVHAYVFEIEKRLNLIDFILRNCFREFDKQNTVFKNLLRVGVYEMHFKGVHPALATDSIVRIVKQRFNLKMASLANAVLRRAEKFDYERRFRKLGKVKRLALEYWHPEWFVRYAIDMLGEDEAIKLMKANNEKQSVYVRVNELKANIEEVRRYLENSGVEIEETPLPEVFKAVKYEKHPSVLDWHSEGKYVVQDLASCFVSHVLDPQPDEIILDLASAPGLKASHIASMMENKGVIIAVDNSAERLERMKAKMKQLGVKNVVCRLADGCKIKVGDVDKVLVDPPCSSTGSFRSYPCVKWRFDRELYLKTIDVQRKMIKNAFRNLKSGGIMVYSTCSITFDENEENVMFASEFFKVEEVKPVIGVRGIREFRGKVFPFWDKVVRTFPHLHDCTGFFISKLKKV; encoded by the coding sequence ATGATCTACACGCAAGAGCTGGTGGCTGAAGTCCTCAAAGTTATAGAGGAGACGAAGTTGTCGGAGAAGGAGGCTATAAAGAGATGTTTGAGTGGTAAAATTAGTGATCACGCTATCTGGAGTTCCGTTCACGCTTACGTCTTCGAGATTGAAAAGAGGCTAAACTTGATCGATTTCATCTTAAGGAACTGCTTTAGAGAGTTTGACAAGCAGAATACTGTATTCAAAAATTTGCTCAGAGTCGGAGTTTACGAAATGCACTTCAAAGGTGTACATCCGGCTTTAGCAACGGATTCAATAGTTAGGATAGTCAAACAGAGGTTCAACTTGAAGATGGCGTCTCTTGCAAATGCCGTTCTCAGGAGGGCTGAGAAGTTCGATTATGAAAGGAGGTTTAGGAAACTGGGCAAGGTTAAAAGATTAGCTTTGGAATACTGGCATCCCGAGTGGTTTGTCAGATATGCAATCGATATGCTTGGTGAGGATGAAGCTATAAAGCTTATGAAGGCTAACAACGAGAAGCAGAGCGTTTACGTTAGAGTAAATGAGCTGAAAGCTAATATTGAGGAAGTTAGAAGGTATTTGGAGAATAGTGGGGTTGAGATTGAGGAGACGCCTTTACCAGAGGTGTTCAAGGCTGTGAAATATGAGAAGCATCCATCAGTTTTGGATTGGCACAGCGAAGGAAAGTACGTTGTCCAAGATCTGGCTTCATGTTTTGTTTCGCACGTTTTAGACCCACAGCCGGACGAAATAATTTTGGATCTAGCTTCTGCTCCGGGCTTAAAAGCGAGCCACATAGCGAGCATGATGGAAAACAAGGGTGTGATAATAGCCGTAGATAACTCAGCTGAAAGGTTGGAAAGGATGAAGGCTAAGATGAAGCAGTTGGGAGTTAAGAATGTAGTGTGCAGGCTTGCAGATGGTTGTAAGATTAAAGTTGGAGATGTTGATAAAGTATTAGTCGATCCTCCGTGCTCATCAACTGGAAGCTTCAGAAGTTATCCTTGTGTGAAGTGGAGATTTGATAGGGAGTTGTACCTCAAAACGATAGATGTGCAGAGGAAAATGATTAAGAACGCTTTCAGAAACCTCAAGAGCGGTGGTATAATGGTTTATTCAACCTGCTCAATAACTTTTGATGAAAATGAAGAAAACGTGATGTTTGCATCCGAGTTCTTCAAGGTTGAAGAAGTCAAACCCGTTATCGGAGTTAGAGGGATTAGGGAGTTCAGAGGGAAGGTTTTTCCTTTCTGGGATAAGGTCGTTAGAACTTTTCCACACTTACATGACTGCACAGGATTCTTCATATCAAAGCTCAAAAAAGTCTGA
- a CDS encoding TIM barrel protein — translation MALFDWGTYNGKSKLHVAELLGMRLTEIPPYDFVRRKYGEEYFREYAELSKAFVTVTAHAPYYSTVSEDDRVLEGARRGLISAAKKAEIANAEIFNLHLGGKLDDLDRTIEIASETIREILKNTEKIKISLETTYSKYLLGSLDEIKAIMETLNSERVILSLQLENDWMREKEVYRTGLFSIADKETDEAFWYNILKRALNMCPDYLSLRFAQVTGVKLRGMVVKKRVPLGMGHPNAEILTKALAKFIIKEIHEEDLSTEIHLIYTGLPENKYVDCVKLYSMLANELVPYLQ, via the coding sequence ATGGCTTTGTTCGATTGGGGAACTTACAACGGTAAAAGCAAGCTTCATGTTGCAGAACTTTTGGGAATGCGTTTGACTGAAATTCCTCCATACGATTTTGTCAGGAGGAAATACGGAGAGGAGTATTTTAGGGAATACGCTGAGCTTTCGAAGGCTTTTGTAACTGTTACCGCTCATGCCCCCTACTACAGCACGGTATCTGAGGATGATAGGGTTTTGGAAGGAGCTAGGAGGGGTTTGATTTCCGCAGCTAAAAAGGCTGAAATTGCAAATGCAGAAATCTTTAATTTGCATTTAGGAGGAAAGCTTGACGATCTTGACAGGACAATCGAAATTGCGAGCGAAACAATAAGGGAGATTCTAAAGAACACTGAAAAAATCAAGATTTCTCTCGAAACAACGTATTCAAAATACCTTTTAGGTTCTCTTGACGAAATAAAGGCTATAATGGAAACGCTGAACTCTGAGAGAGTAATCCTATCGTTACAGCTTGAGAACGACTGGATGAGAGAAAAGGAGGTTTACAGAACTGGTCTGTTTAGCATAGCGGATAAGGAAACGGATGAAGCTTTCTGGTACAATATACTCAAGAGAGCTTTAAACATGTGTCCAGACTATCTCTCCCTGAGATTTGCTCAGGTTACGGGTGTGAAGTTGAGAGGGATGGTCGTAAAGAAGAGAGTTCCATTGGGAATGGGACATCCGAACGCTGAAATCTTGACAAAAGCCCTAGCTAAATTCATAATTAAGGAGATTCACGAAGAAGATCTATCGACTGAAATACACCTCATATACACTGGACTTCCAGAGAACAAGTATGTCGACTGCGTAAAGCTTTACTCAATGCTTGCCAACGAACTGGTTCCGTATCTACAATGA
- a CDS encoding AAA family ATPase, with protein MRVIAFVGLPLSGKTTASKVAEEMGIPVVCMGDVVREEAKKRNLPLTDEVLGKIANELREKEGMDAIAKRCIPLIREKGKDVGVVVVDGIRGIAEVEAFKKAFDDFILIAVEAPLEVRFQRALKRKRSDDVKNIEELKERDRRELSWNLAKALEIADFTIENTSSLDEFREKVRDLLEQLAKKVEVEIETKVNPTEDVDKVVQAVKNLFPDADITIEGDTLRAKAWDLRKFRDLLRRQRILDTARTELLKGKSNNETTVFLNKQTAYIGKVNFTDEDAILSPIRVTFKLYGIPFGKFLDYLAPPTKAGKPIREVDRLI; from the coding sequence ATGAGAGTTATAGCTTTTGTCGGATTACCCCTGAGCGGTAAAACCACAGCTTCAAAAGTTGCCGAGGAGATGGGAATTCCAGTTGTGTGTATGGGCGATGTCGTTAGAGAGGAAGCTAAAAAGAGAAACTTACCTCTTACAGATGAAGTTCTGGGTAAGATTGCAAACGAGTTAAGGGAAAAGGAAGGAATGGATGCAATAGCCAAGAGATGCATTCCTCTCATAAGGGAGAAGGGGAAAGATGTGGGTGTTGTTGTCGTTGATGGGATAAGGGGAATTGCAGAGGTTGAGGCTTTTAAGAAGGCTTTTGATGACTTCATACTTATAGCTGTTGAAGCTCCGCTTGAGGTTAGATTTCAGAGGGCTTTGAAGAGGAAGAGGAGCGACGATGTAAAGAATATAGAGGAGCTTAAGGAGAGGGATAGGAGGGAGTTATCTTGGAATCTTGCAAAAGCTTTGGAGATAGCGGATTTTACTATAGAGAACACATCAAGTCTTGATGAGTTCAGAGAGAAAGTTAGGGACTTGCTCGAGCAGTTGGCCAAGAAGGTTGAGGTAGAAATAGAGACTAAGGTTAATCCAACTGAAGACGTTGATAAGGTTGTTCAAGCCGTAAAAAACCTCTTCCCAGATGCCGATATCACAATAGAAGGAGATACACTAAGAGCGAAAGCTTGGGACTTGAGAAAGTTTAGAGATCTTTTAAGAAGACAGAGGATACTGGATACAGCTAGGACTGAGCTTTTAAAGGGTAAGAGCAACAACGAGACTACAGTATTTCTGAACAAGCAGACTGCATACATAGGAAAGGTCAACTTTACGGATGAGGATGCAATACTTTCACCGATAAGAGTTACATTCAAGTTGTACGGAATTCCATTCGGCAAGTTTCTCGACTACCTTGCGCCACCTACGAAAGCTGGGAAGCCGATAAGGGAAGTTGATAGACTGATTTGA
- a CDS encoding translation initiation factor IF-2 subunit beta gives MLSYEELLERAFRELPKKKVVKSERFEIPKVRAQREGNRTIIKNFSQVAKALNRDEEHLFKYLVRSLGTAGFLEAGRLVLQGKFTQEEIQKEIDDYVRRYVICKECGAPDTELIREERVLMIRCQACGAKYPAKGLHV, from the coding sequence ATGCTAAGCTATGAGGAACTGCTTGAGAGGGCTTTTAGGGAGTTGCCAAAGAAAAAGGTTGTGAAATCCGAAAGATTTGAGATTCCAAAAGTTAGAGCTCAAAGAGAAGGAAACAGGACGATCATCAAGAACTTCTCACAGGTTGCTAAGGCTTTGAACAGGGATGAAGAGCATCTGTTCAAATACCTCGTTCGATCTTTGGGTACTGCAGGATTTTTGGAAGCTGGCAGGTTAGTTTTGCAGGGTAAGTTCACACAGGAAGAAATTCAGAAGGAGATAGACGATTACGTCAGAAGATACGTCATTTGCAAGGAGTGTGGTGCACCAGATACCGAATTAATTAGAGAAGAGAGAGTATTAATGATTAGATGTCAGGCCTGTGGAGCTAAGTATCCCGCTAAGGGCTTGCACGTCTAA